ATACGCCGCTTGTGGCAGGGTGACACCAGCGGCTACTCGTCCCAGTCCGAGGCCGATTTGGCCCTGTGCTCGCACCTACTGTGGTGGACGAACAACGATGACGGGCGTGCAGATCGGCTGTTCCGGCAGTCGGGCCTGTACAGACCGAAGTGGGATGAGCAACACGCTGGGAGCGGCAAGACCTACGGCGAGATGACCCTGGAGAAGGCCCGGAGTAGTAGCCCTTACCGGGGACTGGAGGCGCAACCGGAGCGGAAAAAGGAAAAGGAATCCACCCGCCTGGTATCCCTGGCGGCAGACGCGCAATTCTGGCACAGCCCCGACGGGACGGCTTGGGCGAGTATTCCCGTCGAGGGTCACATCGAGCACTGGCCGGTGGACAGCCGCCCCTTCCGGCTTTGGTTATCCGGGCGCTTTTATCGCACAGAGGGCAAAACCCCTCACCACCAGGGGCTGAAGGATGCCCTTGCTGTCCTGGAGGCTAAGGCGCTTCACGATGGTGTTTCATGCCCGGTGTTTACCCGGCTGGCCGAGCACGATGGGCGAATCTACCTCGACCTGAGCCGCCCCGATTGGAGTGTGGTGGAGATAGACGCCCACGATTGGCGGATTGTACCCGCCGCCGGTGCACCGGTGCGATTCCGGCGTACCCCGCACCAGAAGCCTTTGCCGATACCTGAGCGGCCCGGTGACCTGGAACCGCTGAAGAGGCTTGCCCCCACAAAGGACTGGCCTCTGCTCCTGGGGTGGATCATCGGAACGCTGAACCCTGGGCCAGGAGCATACCCGCTGCTGCTCCTGGCCGGGGAAAAGGGTGCGGGGAAGTCTACGCTGGCCCGTATGCTGAAGGCCCTGGTGGACCCCAGCGAGGGGATGCTGCGCACCGAGCCGCGCAGCGACGAGCCGGTGATCATTGCCGCGCTAAACGATCTGATCGTGGCCTTCGACAACCTGTCGGGTGTCCCGCCCTGGTTATCCGACATTCTGTGTGTGGTCGCCACCGGTGGGGCTTTATCGAGGCGGCAGCTATACACCGACAGCGGGGAGGTCGTGTTATCGGTGTGCCGCCCGGTGATCCTGACCGGGATCGGCTTTGGCCTGCTGCGCGATGACCTGGCCGACCGGACGCTGCGAATAGAGGTAGCTCGTATTCGGGACGAACAACGGTTGACCGAAGGGGAGCTGTGGCAGCGCTTCGAGGCAGCGCACCCCCGCATCCTGGCCGCCCTGCTGGACGCCGTGAGCACCGCCCTGGCCCGAAAAGCGGAGGTAACCCTCAAACCGCTACCCCGGATGGCCGACTGGGCGATCTGGGCCGAGGCCGCCAGCCCCGCCCTGGGCTGTGCTCCGGGTGAGATCGTGCGGGCCTTCAACAGCGCGCAACAGGCTTTGAGCGCCGATTTGCTGGAGGGGAACCCCCTGGCCCAGGCTGTGCTCGATCTGGTGAGCGATTGGCCGGAGGGTAACCGTCAAGTCTACACTTCCAGGGAATTGCTCGACGAGCTGGGGCGGATAGTGGGCAGCCCCCCTCCGGGCTGGCCGCGATCCCCTGTGGCCCTGGGCAAAGCTCTGCCGCGCTTGCAGGAGGCCCTACGCCGGGCCGGGGTTATCCTGACAGGCCAGCGCGACTCTTACACCAACTCTTTTATATGGAGCCTAGAGGTTCGGGCACAGGCCGAACGTGCCCCGGAGGTGGAAAGCCCCCCGGCTGCCCTACCCTCTCAGGAGGCCCTATCCGATAATCCCGCCCAAACCCCGGAGGAGGGGGAAGACGGGTGGGAGCGGCTGGAAAGGAATATCCCCCGGATACTGGAGGCCCTACGGGCAGAGAAGCCGAGATTGCTACGCCTCAAAAGCGAGCAGGGGGAGAGTTACCCCATGATCCTCAAACCGGAAGAGGAGCTGGCGAAGAGGGGAATAGGCCCTCGAAGCTGGGAGGAACTGCTGCGGGATCAGATCGTAATGGGGAGGAAGGAGTGGCCACAGGCCAAGAGGGTTGAGGTTTGGGCGGAAACCCCTGAGGGGTGGAAGCCCCTTTGATCTGAACGGTACAGAGACCCCGCCAAAAGAGGCGGGGTGTGTTTTACCTACACTGTATAGGTAACCGTTCACGGGATTACAGTTGGGGTACCTACACCCTCCGCAATCCCCACAGCTAGGCTGTTGGGCTCCGGAGGTTCCGGAGATGAACTGGAGATGAGAATCGGAATCTCCGGAAAGTTTTTGCCGTCTGGAACGCTGTTTCCGGAGTTTCGGAGGTTCTGGAGGTTTTTCCGGTACTTTTCGCGCAACATATACACGGGGGGGTGTTACCCCCCCCGTACCCCCTTTCTCTTCTTCTGCGCACTAAGGGGGGAGAATCTCCAGAATCTCCGGACCTCCGGAGAACCCGTCCTGGACGTGTTTTTTTCTCCGGAGATTCTTTTTCTCATCTCCGGAATCTCCGGAAATCTCCGACCCCCGTCCTGGACGGGTTTTCTCAAAGAACCCCTCCTCTAATCTCGTTTTTCATGTTTTTCATCTCTCTCCGGAATCTCTAACCCCCCCCACAGCCCGAAGCTGTGGGACTTGTGGCGGGTGTGTGGAAGATTGGTCACCCCAGGACACAAGTCGTGCACTCTGCCCCGGCTGTGGTGGGGTTTGTTATGTCGAGGACAGATTATCAGGGGCTTTGTACGGTTAGAAAATAGCCGCTAACTTTACTTAGGGGAAATTACCAGCCGGGTCACTTCCCCTTCTTCGAAGCGCCGTCCACAATCTCCGTATACAGGCTCTGCGCTTCCCTCTTCCCCACCGGCTTGACCCTAGGCCCCATGCCCTTCAGGCGCTTGCCTATGCGGGCTAGAGCCGCCTGTGCGGCAGCTTCCGCCTCTTCGAGGGTGTGGAAGTACGTCCCCCCGTTCTCCAGGGGAGTAGGCTCACGAAGGTACTTCTCCCGGGGAGGCTCCCACTCCTCCGTGATCTTTTTCAGGGCCAGCTCCGGGGAGGCATTGGCATACACTCGCCAGGAGTAGTATTCGTACAGCTTCCAGCGCTCCTCGTCGGTCAGGTTCGGGTTCATGTTACCTATACAGTATAGGTAAAGCTCTCAGTTTGGTCGAACGGCCTCATAGGCCTTGGCCAAGTACCCCTCGGCCAGATACCCCCACAGCCTGTGTACCGACACACACACCCTGGCCCGTCTCTCCAAATCTCTCAGGGGCCACCGTACCGGGGGGCTATACTCTCCGGCCAGGAGAAGATAGGCTTTCTCGGCGCTGATGACCAACACATCCGTACCGTGGGCCAACAAGTTGGCAATCTCTCGGCTCGTCTGTGGAGAAAGGCCCCCAAACTCCTCCGCCTGGTAGCAAAGCTTCAGGTCGCAATAGCGCTTCTCGTTTGGCAAAGTGATGCTGTAATCGTAAGGCGTAGCCTGGTCCGACCTGGACAGCTCGACCCTGATCAGGTCCACAGGCTGGTGAAAGGCCCTGGAATAGACCCTGTAGATTCCGGGCAGCAAGTCTAGCTCGACGTGCTTCGAGGCCCCGTATTCTTTGGGGCGGCTTGGCAAATTGGCGACACGGAAATAGAATGGCGAATGCAAATACCTCACAAATACTTTCCCCCTAGTTGTGCCCCTCCACAGAGCCCGCCAGCCCTGTGGAGGGGAATGTTTTACCCTAGGTTCTCATCAAACAGAACCTGATCGTTGCGGGTTATTTTGAGCCCCCAGCACAGGCTGTTAGACATGGAGCCCAGAAAGTCTCTCAGGTCCCAAGCGTGCCCAAAGACGCCCACCTCCGGGAGTCCCCAGGCGTCGTGCTTCACGACGTAATGGGCGAACTCCGGCGGGAAGTCCAGGCTCTCTCTGGCCCTCTTGAACAGACTTTCGTCCACCAGAGGGATTCTCTGCCCCCCAAGGATCAGGGTGGGGCCACGGAGGCTGAAGACCTCCTCGAAACTGTGGTCTTTTCCCCGCATCAGCCGCAAGGAGTACGTGCCGTTCCGGCGCAGTGTCGGAAGGGCTTCCCGGAGAATGCCCTCGATCTCGGCGGGGTCTTGTTTTCCTAGGGGCAGCACGTCGAAAAAGCCCCCGTCTTTCACGAAGTGCGCGACCTCGGCCCCCGCCAGGAGGGGGGCAACGTCACCCAAATAGTGTTCCAGAATCCGCCAGGGGCGGAATTGGGGCTGTGTCTTCATTATTCCCCACCCCGCTGCAGCCGCTCCAGGAAGGCCTTTGGCACATAAACCCGCTTCCCTAGACGAAAAGATGGAATATCCCCCCGCTTGATCGCTTTCCACACTGATCGATAGCTCAGGCCGAGCATCTTTGAAGCCTCCTTTATCCGATAAGCTGCGCGTTGTGGAGTTTCCATAGACCCCCTCCAGTTACCATTATATACCCCCGATAGTCTCCTATTTTCCGGGGTATTGGGGTGGCAGTTTTTCGAGGAAGTTTGCCTATCGGCTACTTTCGGCGTAGCAGGCGGCTGACAGGCGAGTGCTCAGCGTGGAGGACGCTAAGGTCGGCCTGGGCCAGTCGAACGTACCGCTGCGTCATTGCCGGTGTTCGGTGCCCCATCAGCGTTTGCAGGGCGAAGGGGTTCAGCCCGTCCCTGACCATCGTCGTTGCAGCCCCCCTCCGAAAGCTGTGTGGCGGCTTGTAGGCCTGCCCTGCCGCC
The genomic region above belongs to Meiothermus sp. Pnk-1 and contains:
- a CDS encoding helix-turn-helix domain-containing protein produces the protein METPQRAAYRIKEASKMLGLSYRSVWKAIKRGDIPSFRLGKRVYVPKAFLERLQRGGE